In Diadema setosum chromosome 2, eeDiaSeto1, whole genome shotgun sequence, the DNA window taaagATATTCTTCTGAAATATCAAGCACATACATATGACATGTGAAACTACACACTTCCAAGTACTTGAAAGCAATCATAGAAATAACTGACAGAGCgaatacattttgaaatattacaaTTCACTTGAAAACACAAAGACTTTGTCTCTTACATTGAAATGTCAAAATCCTTTGACTAACGGTCTTTTTGCCATCGCATAAAATCAGCAGTCCAGCCATCACCACCCTTACAAGTAAAACCATAAAATGACAAATTgacattatgatgatgaaagtatCTCCACTCACTGATCAGCAAGAGCATTAACTCATTGCCTCTGACAATAAATCATTTTTTGTAGATTTGATACATGGCATATGTAGTTCCTGTAAGTCATAGGTATAAGTAccaaactgatttttttttctctgccgTTATGTAAAAAATGCTTGTTCTTACCTTGCAAATCTCACCCTGGCATTCGTGTGCATCGGTGTGTCTATCTCGTCTGGGAACATCTCATTCATCCGTTCTTCCCTGTACTTCTCAAGCCTTTCAGGGAAgaggaccaaaaaaaaatagaaataccaTCATTTCCCCATCAAATGTCAGCTTGTGTCATGCAGAACCTTATTCTTCAACTCTAAATGAGAAAGAGGAGAGCAAGAACATCATCAGAGTTATGATTAAACACAAATTATAATGATTTAACTTGAAGTATTCATGCTTACATTTCCCGCTCcgcttcctcatcaaaatggaCGTCGTAGTTCTCCTTGCTCCCACCACTGATGCTGACCTATCAAACAAAATGCACCAAGAGGCAAAATATTTGGCTATTCATCCACATGTGTCAGTTGTCAGCAGCAACATTTATCACCAGTTAGGGATGACAGTGCTGAATAGTTGTGAATTGTGAACTGTCTTCATTTTCACAACACACCAACACTTTttataactcttttttttttaagtcttattTTACAACACAGCATTTCAGTTACATGTATGAAAATGCAGGGAATATTGCCATGGCCAACTATGTTAGAGGCAACAATATATTAGGATTACTTTGTGAAGTGATTTAGATATGGACCTCAATGGCAGTTGTCAGGCAGGCCCTCTACCTATGACTCACAGTATAATGGATGCTAAGCTGCAACATAAAAGAAGCTTCCATGAGCCTCAATGAaagagaatgaatgaaaataaaacttgaaaagaaaaggagcaTGTCCATGCGTACATTTAtactttctatctctctctcaaactcacacaaaaatacattttatacatgtaaattACCTACTTATTATCTACCTTTATCAAAGCAAAGATGCATATGTACACACAGAGATATGTGCACACATAGATGTAACTGTAAATGTCCCCACTCACTGTGTCAAACTCCATATCATCTGCCTCCGTCCCACCTCCAACCACTGACTCCGAGTCTGCTGATTCTGGTATAGgaacatcattgtcatcatcttcAGCTTCACTGTCCTACAGGGTTTGTAAATAGATGGAGACCATATCACAACTTAATCACggcaaacagaaaaaagaatgtcaaaaataaTAACATCAAATTCTTGAGATTTGGAGGATCATATGTCACTGGTATCAGTGAGTTATTACCTGGCATTAATATTCACAGATACTTGTTGATAAACAGAGATTGAAAGCAGGTGAATGCACAAATACAATCGACCCAATCTGGAATGACTCCCCAACCCATGTCACTGCGAGATGCTTGGCCTGAAAAAGATTAGGACTGGTATGTTTATAGAATGATGCTATTCAAACTAAGGATATGTTTGAAGTCCAGTATGTATCCTGTCTTGAACTGCACAAAGAGTGTGGAGAACAATCAACTTTGCACATATAAATCATGTGTTCTGTAATATTACAGAACTTTTTCCATCCTTTGTTACAGTAAGACAGAGTTGTAGAGAGAATGATGAATAATGTGTAACACTCAAGTTGAATTCCTAAGGAATGCAATGGAGCAATATGACATCATGCACAGGACATTCAGACAGAGAAATGCAGCCATGATTACCTCCTCATCTCCAGTCTCGTCATCCTCGTCatcttcctcatcatcatcgCTCTCAACTATCCACGTCGCCTGGTAGTCCGACGTGCCCTTCGGTACTCTCTTCACAATCTGTTTCTTGTTTTCCTCTTGTAGGGCAGCTACATCAtggaggaagagaaaaatagaTATCAATGCTTAGTTCACCTAGATAAGAATGAAATTACTCTTGTGAATATATCTTTTTATCAACAATACAGAAACCGCACAATATTGACACATCTTCTCTTGGAAACTTCTTTGCACCCTGTCGTAACCCTGTGCACCTCCACAAACATgatcataaacacacacacccacacacacacatatatatatatatatatatatatacacatatgaaggggaaaaaacccACATCAACACCATCATACAAACAAGCAGACACACAtatccacaaacacacacacacacacacacatggtgaGTTTTTAAAATCTATGCATGGTTCTTGTTGCTTGACTCTTTTGAAATGCCTTAGAACTTATACACTTACACCAGACATTATAACACAGACATTATGCATTATGGACCCATTAGGAGCACATTGTGACTTGATCCAAAGCCTACTTCACCCATTCAAATGCCACAACACCTTTAGGGACTGTCTATCCTCAGTTGATAGGTGGGTTATATTTCTAAGATGGGTCATTTTGACAGGCACTTCTAACTTTTGATGGCATTTCCACACAAGcccatacaaacaaacaaacaaacacaacagaGGAAACACCACATTCATTCTCACCTTCGGCCTCAGCGAGTTCTTCCTCCGTCGGCCATGTTTGCTCTCCGGCCATGGGGTCTGGCTCGGCCTCTGCCTGCAGGGACTCTTGGTTCTGGCTGCCTGCCACCTCCAGTATCCTGGGACCTTCTTCCATGGTCTCCGTCTCATCATCGTCCTGTAATTTGGGATGGGACCACATCAGTCATCAGCTGAGCATCGAGAAGTCAGTAACACGTTGCACTGatgagggggtggggtggggggaaaGTGGAAGGGGCAGAACATTTGCAGCTCAAGCTTTTGTCCTCCCTTGCCACATACTACACCCACTGGTTGAAAGATTTTCAGTGAGCAACTGACAAGTCTTGACCATCCCCAAATAATAACTTCTGGCAAGACCAACTACTGCATACGCCATATATTGCGCGAGTCTACATTTTCGCAAATCGGAAATTCCCAatgattttgcgagtggttaaattcgcgatcgtggagtcccgtactgaatggagaagtgtacacacgtacatcacattcacatcgggatcagagtcaatattttcgtgtgtctttaatttcgcgaatagcacctgactagCAAAATCCCTTAGCGAGACTTAACAAGCACATCTCGTAGACAACCACATATAGATCATTTCCATAACTCGGATCTAAAAACTGCGGTACTATATCTTTATAATGGCATACACACACTGGTCAATCTTTAACAGCTGACATAAAACTACATAGGCATCGGATTACATGCATAAGACATTAAAAATCTCATATAATGTCGGTAGCAAGGGCTGTAAATAGCATCAGTGACTTTGCAAATAATTTATGCAATataagttaaaaaaacaaacaaaaacaaaacaatgcccACAATAAACAtttgcatttgtgacaaaaagCAACAAAGTTCACTCACAACTGCCATAGCATCGCCATCTTTCTTTGCTTTCCTCTTGACCTTCCTAGGATTCAAGGGACAAGGGTCAGCAGGGCCATCAATTTGAGCCATTTGGAAGTCGCCATACCCCGGCAGGTGGACCAGTCCATTCACAGAGAGGGGTGCTCCTCTCACGAATCCTGTCACCTTCAGGGTTCCCCTCCCTTCCTGCAGTGAAAACATGAAGACAAACCATTTAAAGTgaacacatttcttttgcaaCTGCTGTGAGGTGAAActgattcaaaatatattgcaaaAAGAAACTACTGCACTAGTTTAAGCAAAGCACCCTCTTTCCTTCCTTCACAAACTGAGTTTTTTTTACACAGGAATCCACAAAAACAAGAGCACATAGTAAAAATACTAATACATCAAAAATTCATTTGACAAGAATTAAATCATAcaatttcatgcatcatttaTAATTTAGTATATCACTTATAAACTACAAATTCATTTCAACCTTTACACGCAGTAATAACAGTGTTCTTGGTTTTTATCTTTTCGGTTATCACAAATGAGTCGGTACAGGCATACCTGTGTTGCGCTGGGTTCAAAAGTCACATCATCCGCCAACACGTGGGGTCGAATGTCGCGCCACTTGACCCGGTTCAGTTTCTGCTCCGCCAAGTGTCGCAAGAGAAGCACATTATCCTGGTCACTGTCGAGGGCATACAACTTGCCATCTGCAAACCTGAAAAGCAGTGAATGACAATTTGTCAGACACACTTTACAAGATTTACTCAGTTTGTTTTATGAACTTAGAATAGATAGAGCcgagatatatacatataaagcCTATCCTATACTGAGATATCAGATTAAATGATCTTATTGCACTAAAATAGCATACCGAGTATGATTCTCATGAGTGCAGGAAGAGAGGTGAGACAATTCTGAACATCATCACTTCTAATTGCAGCATGAATTTATCAATAAGTTCTGAGTTTACAAGTGCAATTTTTATCTCCCATTTTTCAGTGCAACTTTTCAGTGCAATCAGACTGCCCATTGCTCCCCACAGCACAAGAGTCCAGAAAAGCCAAGAGCATGAATGTGTTTCAAGGGATATGTGGAgaataaataaagtaaaatcTGTTAAGAACAAGATCAATGgtcattacatacatttttatcCAACATTCCAAATTTTAGTGTACAATTAAATTACCTTCTCTCAATTTGTTTCTGCAGGGACTTTTTGACTTCAGTTCGTTTCTTCAGCGGAACATCTTTCAGTCCCTGTCGGCAGAGGAATAAAGGCAAGTAGCATAAGAATCATTCctacaacaacacacacacaataataccTTGATTCCTCCATGGAATATGAATCTGCAACATGATGACACAATGTGCATTCACAATCAAAACTCCACTGACATTACACTGCTCAAAAAGTGACAACACTTTCAATGGACAATAAATTCAGTCTAACCACCAGCCCATAGATCTATGAAAGATTTCAAATCAACCCTCTGCCATGTTCAATATAATCACTGGTTCTGATTTGCCTGTGAGAACACCACCACGACCGCCATTATGAATGATCAGTCTGCAGGGTTTCACAAGTCTCGCTTTGGTTCAGGATTTGGCTTGTCAAACCCACTGTCTTTATTCTCTTCCAAACTTTGGAGTACAACAACCCAAACAGTGTTCTCAGTAGGACTTTTCTGAATGGTTTATAACTACTTCACAATACAAAGATCTTGAAGCACAGGCCAAGCAGGTTTACTTAAATGAGTGAAGCTTTagcttgtgaaaaaaaaaaaaaaaatgattacaaacTCCATGTTCCATGATTTTATCCAGCTTTTGTACAAGTGGGTCATAATTGACATCTGCACATCTTTGAACAAATCAataaaaaggtattatttatTCTACCTATTCAAcactcatatacatgtataaaatagCAATTTTGACACTGTTTCCACTGTGGAATTTCCATCcaaaatcacagaaaataatgacaTCAAATTTTATGTGTGAAATCAAACAGTCACACTCAATTTTGACTGCAATAGCCTGACAATGCCTACCTGGGTGGCAAATGTGACGGACGGCAAGCCCTGGGCAAAGAGACAGGACAGGCAGAGGTCACCCCAGTCGTCCCAGCAGGCGTTGGGGTCGACCAGGCAGAGCACGGTGTCTGCCGCCTTCGCCGTATCAAGAATGGCCGACAGGTTGCTGGAAGGCACAACGATACTGAATCTCCTCTTGAATCGGGGCAGGCTGGAAATTAATTTAATCAAATCATTGAAATGTCACTAAGTACTTATTTATGAGCATGCACTGAACCTGAGAAACTATCAATAATTTGCACAGTTGTAGTGCAACTCAATACAGCAATAACTAAATCACCATTTTTATATGATTCACTaaatacaaaaatgttcaaTAGAGAGGTAAAAGTCAGGTGGcatatttttgaatgatttttttttttgttcttcacaTATGACACAATTGCTGATTATTGAAAATCACCTGGAACTGAACCTGATCAGTTAGAATTATGATATAACTGCTAATGTGATTTGAttgacaacaataatgatagcaCTGATAGCCATTCTCAAAAGTTTTATCAATTGATCAAGGCAGTAGGGACATATTAAGATATCGTGTCTACActccacaataaaaaaaaaagtaaaatttcatcCATGCACAACATAGTATTATTGTAAAGATTCAGGGTAAATGGAAATTTAAATCCTccaaagagaaatatgaaaaaaaaaaagatcataccAGATGTGAAGCAAATTACTGTTGCTGCTAGGATACTCCACGGCATCACTGTCTGCTGCCCTTAGGCAGCCAACGATACGGTCTACATCCACTGCACCGTGGAGGGGTAGGACCATCTAGAAATATAATCAAACAGAAGCAGGAGAAACATATCtggtgatgtacatgtataggaaTGAACATGTGTATCTTGCACAGTCATATGTAGCAATTGCCAAACTACTTACAGTGGACTTTCAAATTATGTGAACCAATTTCAGCTTGTGTTGAGCTATCATTCTAAGCACAAATATAGGAAAAGATGCCACCACCAAGTAATCCTTCATTT includes these proteins:
- the LOC140241992 gene encoding pre-rRNA-processing protein TSR1 homolog, which produces MAKTSHRAGPLKQQNKGHKTGRHRSKGKIDVQLKGKVNAKNISRKWKRELSKADRRNKALQLRRQKRDELLSQKRMGGVDAPPNLVMVLPLHGAVDVDRIVGCLRAADSDAVEYPSSNSNLLHICLPRFKRRFSIVVPSSNLSAILDTAKAADTVLCLVDPNACWDDWGDLCLSCLFAQGLPSVTFATQGLKDVPLKKRTEVKKSLQKQIERRFADGKLYALDSDQDNVLLLRHLAEQKLNRVKWRDIRPHVLADDVTFEPSATQEGRGTLKVTGFVRGAPLSVNGLVHLPGYGDFQMAQIDGPADPCPLNPRKVKRKAKKDGDAMAVDDDETETMEEGPRILEVAGSQNQESLQAEAEPDPMAGEQTWPTEEELAEAEAALQEENKKQIVKRVPKGTSDYQATWIVESDDDEEDDEDDETGDEEDSEAEDDDNDVPIPESADSESVVGGGTEADDMEFDTVSISGGSKENYDVHFDEEAEREMLEKYREERMNEMFPDEIDTPMHTNARVRFARYRGLKSFRTSPWDPKENLPHDYARIFQFESFDRTKKRVLATKSDSLAEVGNYITIHISDVPRSVFDDYDPSHPLVVFGLLAHEQKMSVLHFTIRRHPDFTDPVKSKEPLIFQVGYRRFRAGPIFSQHTSGGKHKYERFLPKDSAVTVASVFAPIMFPPSTVLVFKELPDGTHNLVATGTLLGVNPDRIVVKRVVLSGHPFKIINRQAVVRYMFFNREDIMWFKPIELRTKWGRRGHIREPLGTHGHMKCIFDGKMKSQDTVLMNLYKRMYPKWTYDPVGWRSLNVTAPVPMTMEDEME